From Pyrenophora tritici-repentis strain M4 chromosome 1, whole genome shotgun sequence, the proteins below share one genomic window:
- a CDS encoding Myosin-tail-1 domain containing protein translates to MNPLGARDSPHPEIVELLTEETSRDTRPSTTEHRNPALGVPRFMRETAATMNRSRMDESHENSAPEQPSRATAPTSQTKETLERRASGLPRAHGKNNLFDRDVRIPGRYPSLGHTDSVQQPLDISDDSDDELPTTITTRKKGVAFIDHRADLSSPLGIRYPLMSEQRRYSRQSQAEVDTDYFSEAWLSPGPAASLEPLVEHAYERAQFERQPSTSYVIPREDNVTTFDLWENDAQGNPQRKDSLHTTPIGHTNNDQSKALNRLYDQIRDMWRDLGNERKHSDQLGEQLLARDKVIENLHSKDQETQDILEGYKGDVADTQAVLKNCQDQLQSSVATVARLTEELRDARGSAHEDYQQAQNQAENLAARKSAYKDKYRQEHDAHRATLENMKKLQAKLKQATAKVSSPLPALSRQGQRGTQSTKNRYSDDEEYDHRRHPRPKKPEPEAFSGNGTTSADYLKWKMDVTDWFADYPYEFASETKKLSYIRQKTKDKAFGCLQHGYLEPGAEFAHSNEAWSILDSVYKSLNTSIEAQSWYESLNSTMKPTESMGEYIARFNVGTSALRWPDTLKIQFMRNRLPVWWRDMTAMKVLESSLTYLDFCQTLRLLEQSNPQRATTTGNRRGNQSLEGGGAAEQAAISPLPLTDPGTVLRHLNRCFNCLKKNHTFKATGGYCSKEPVASFDSYPEVQDALEKAIANNGVPVGEPAALRSRAPQLARPQGPPRHEKPPPVQPPAHPLIPPAPSVEDSEEEEELHPNRFVDDSLTLALSPTVEVSSDDESDPDPTLQAIANRVKALKQQSQTGSRITVSAIAAAAIRGDKYQPLVGQQLVFKGIISSHRSSPQHVEIMGDTGCASLFIDSSHARAHKYDLISLSQPATLELADGSLVAGVTHMARVTVTFGTHTEDVLAYVTKLSGVQMILGTPWFQTHEPRVNWKDMSLSFDSEHCLINCIHDHRPCHTQSSRHHKQPLPQVPDPCRKVARHPKAPPPIDVAFISSRVAAAAVCHDQDICITSYDEIGRIAELSDKEWEDTQHLRAAGAKVLPEDYEKFRDKMERPHMTRQEILKRLPKVLHPLYQGFDPKEADELPELRGNLDHKIELKLDDTGQPPKPSFQRLRPMSRDEARAVKLYVDDMIKKGHVERSTSAWAAPLLVVRKPGGGIRICVDYRGLNAHTVKNRNAPPLIRDMLAKLSKSRYFSKVDVIAAFNKIRIKEEHKHLSAFITPYGLYQYTVMPFGMCNSPGTFQAYINDVLHEYLDEFCMAYLDDVIIFSETLDQHEKHLVQVVSRLADAGLPMDILKSDFITTEVKFLGLIITADGIKMDPDKVSAIQDWKLPQSLKDVQAFLGFANFYRRFIRGFSDIAKPLTHLTKGDPKLFKMTKEAERSFLALKVAFCSDVVLAHFDPDLKTIVETDASDYVYAAVLSQVQPDGSVRPVAYLSKKMSPTECNYEIYDKELLAIVRAFEEWRPELAGVPEAEFDFRIQYRPGKQGTKPDSLTRRTGDLPDSVTDDRVQHQCQTILGSNRWGGSYAAVRLAGVCLGDNPCDLGSVLTLMQESGEGASLSTSTMLVGLARFSLKGTHDPYDDIEGADDRPLDDVLLELCLSDPRLRDVKTALASNDRRIPHYLIAEGIRMELADLEASNDGKLFIGNGRLVVPFSEKLRTRIIAHIHNSLPGGHGGRTTTYQQVSQWYYWQGMTNTIARFTNNCLTCKRSKVNRTAKHSLLHPLPVPTQYWDDISIDFITPLPKSTWCGHSYQHIMVVVDRLSKMKKFIAMENLEVPTVVDKFMEYIWKEEGYPRTLVSDRGRQFTSHFWNRLCAQVGTHPKLSTSHHPETDGQTENANADLKQYLRAYVNYLQTDWAQLLPLAEFEANSAISTATGLSPFLATKGRQPRSGLEPAHLLRPLNNHPTIAQQQRNADALAQRIDTTRTFLRQQILWAQDKMKEFADANRYPAPRFDVGDWVMLNARHIKTERPVKSLDHKNIGPYQITRVIDNMAYELDLPPQLKAIFPAFHPWLLQPRCRSPEVHLGNDGVTEYVVSQVLDSRIRRNLVDPHTGERGLLQYKVEWVGDDQSEPWQPYHNLRSCKESVQDFHSRNPGRPGPHATFHDYDDDGQLAIALLQLLDSKYSNKFAPQSEL, encoded by the exons ATGAACCCTCTGGGGGCTCGTGACTCCCCTCACCCCGAGATCGTGGAACTCCTCACTGAGGAGACATCGCGCGATACTCGCCCCAGCACTACAGAACACCGAAATCCTGCCCTCGGCGTCCCTCGTTTCATGCGAGAGACGGCCGCAACCATGAACCGCTCCCGTATGGACGAGAGCCACGAGAACTCAGCCCCCGAACAGCCTTCGCGTGCGACGGCGCCCACCTCCCAGACCAAAGAAACCCTAGAGCGTCGCGCCAGCGGCCTCCCCCGAGCACACGGCAAGAACAACCTCTTCGACAGGGACGTACGCATTCCAGGACGCTACCCCTCCCTCGGCCACACCGATAGTGTACAGCAGCCACTGGACATTTCCGACGACTCTGACGACGAGCTTCCGACCACAATCACTACGCGCAAGAAGGGCGTGGCCTTCATAGACCATCGCGCCGACTTGAGCAGCCCATTGGGCATACGCTACCCATTAATGAGCGAGCAACGCCGCTACTCGCGCCAGTCTCAGGCCGAAGTCGACACTGATTATTTTTCTGAAGCGTGGCTCTCACCTGGACCCGCCGCGTCCTTAGAACCCCTAGTTGAACACGCCTACGAGCGTGCGCAATTCGAGCGACAGCCCTCTACGTCCTACGTCATTCCTCGCGAGGATAACGTGACCACCTTCGACCTCTGGGAGAACGATGCGCAAGGCAACCCCCAACGCAAAGATTCTCTCCACACTACGCCTATCGGACATACGAATAATGACCAGTCTAAGGCGTTGAACAGACTATATGATCAAATCCGCGATATGTGGAGAGACCTCGGCAACGAGCGCAAACACAGCGATCAGTTAGGCGAACAGCTTCTCGCAAGAGACAAGGTCATCGAAAACCTCCACAGCAAGGATCAAGAAACCCAAGATATCCTTGAGGGTTACAAGGGCGACGTCGCTGACACACAGGCTGTCCTTAAGAACTGCCAGGACCAACTTCAGTCTTCCGTCGCTACAGTTGCACGCCTAACCGAGGAGCTCCGCGACGCGCGCGGAAGCGCTCACGAAGACTACCAGCAGGCCCAGAACCAGGCAGAGAACCTCGCCGCCCGCAAATCGGCCTACAAGGACAAATACCGACAGGAGCACGACGCCCACCGAGCCACATTAGAGAATATGAAGAAACTCCAGGCTAAGCTAAAACAGGCTACAGCCAAGGTTTCTAG TCCTCTACCAGCCCTCTCTCGCCAAGGTCAGCGCGGCACTCAGTCTACGAAAAATCGATACTCCGATGACGAAGAGTACGATCACCGTCGCCACCCCCGCCCAAAGAAACCTGAACCTGAGGCATTCTCCGGTAATGGCACCACTTCCGCCGACTATCTTAAGTGGAAGATGGACGTCACCGATTGGTTTGCTGATTATCCCTACGAGTTCGCCTCAGAAACCAAGAAGCTTAGCTACATCCGCCAGAAGACCAAGGACAAGGCTTTCGGATGCCTCCAGCATGGGTACCTCGAACCTGGAGCTGAGTTCGCGCACAGTAACGAGGCTTGGTCTATCCTTGACTCTGTCTATAAGTCGCTGAACACTAGCATCGAAGCTCAGTCCTGGTATGAGAGCTTGAATTCCACTATGAAGCCCACAGAGTCTATGGGTGAGTACATCGCCCGCTTTAACGTCGGCACCTCGGCCCTTCGTTGGCCCGACACCCTCAAGATCCAGTTCATGCGCAACCGGCTGCCTGTATGGTGGCGCGACATGACCGCCATGAAAGTCTTAGAGTCTAGCCTCACCTACCTTGACTTCTGTCAAACCCTTCGTCTCCTCGAACAGTCCAACCCACAACGAGCCACTACAACTGGCAACCGTAGAGGAAATCAGAGTTTAGAAGGTGGCGGGGCGGCGGAGCAGGCGGCAATAAGTCCACTCCCTCTAACGGACCCCGGAACG GTCCTCCGTCACTTAAATCGTTGTTTCAACTGTCTTAAGAAGAATCACACCTTTAAGGCTACAGGAGGTTACTGCTCTAAGGAGCCGGTCGCCTCTTTTGACTCGTACCCCGAAGTTCAGGACGCTCTTGAGAAGGCTATTGCTAACAATGGCGTACCCGTCGGAGAGCCAGCCGCCCTAAGGTCAAGGGCGCCGCAGCTAGC TCGCCCCCAGGGACCTCCCCGGCATGAGAAGCCACCCCCAGTACAACCACCAGCACATCCCCTAATTCCCCCTGCCCCTTCTGTCGAAGacagcgaagaagaagaggagttaCATCCTAACCGCTTTGTCGACGATTCTTTGACCCTAGCCCTTTCCCCTACCGTAGAAGTCAGCTCTGACGATGAGTCCGACCCGGATCCAACACTCCAGGCAATTGCGAACCGTGTCAAGGCTCTAAAACAACAGAGCCAGACTGGATCCCGGATCACCGTCTCGGCCATTGCTGCCGCCGCTATACGCGGTGATAAGTATCAGCCTCTAGTAGGCCAGCAATTAGTCTTTAAAGGAATCATTTCTTCTCATCGCTCCTCTCCTCAACACGTCGAAATCATGGGTGACACTGGTTGTGCTTCTCTCTTCATTGATTCTTCTCATGCCCGCGCACATAAATACGACCTTATCTCTCTCTCCCAGCCTGCTACTCTAGAACTCGCTGATGGCTCTCTAGTGGCAGGCGTTACCCATATGGCCCGGGTAACTGTCACATTTGGCACCCACACCGAAGATGTCCTAGCCTATGTCACCAAACTCTCTGGTGTCCAAATGATCCTAGGAACGCCCTGGTTCCAAACCCATGAACCCCGAGTTAACTGGAAAGACATGTCTCTAAGTTTTGACTCGGAGCACTGTCTAATTAACTGTatccacgaccaccgaccCTGTCACACTCAGAGCAGCCGGCACCACAAGCAACCTCTCCCCCAGGTCCCTGACCCTTGCCGGAAGGTTGCTCGTCACCCCAAAGCACCCCCACCAATTGATGTAGCTTTCATCTCTAGCCGCGTAGCCGCGGCAGCCGTCTGTCACGACCAGGACATTTGTATCACCTCTTACGATGAAATCGGCCGCATCGCCGAGCTATCCGACAAGGAATGGGAGGACACTCAGCACCTACGTGCTGCAGGAGCCAAAGTGCTCCCAGAGGATTACGAGAAGTTCCGCGACAAGATGGAACGTCCGCACATGACGAGACAAGAAATCCTCAAGCGATTACCTAAGGTCCTTCATCCCTTGTACCAAGGTTTTGACCCTAAAGAAGCGGACGAGCTCCCAGAGCTCCGGGGTAACCTTGACCACAAAATCGAACTTAAGCTCGACGATACTGGCCAGCCGCCTAAGCCGTCATTCCAGCGTCTACGCCCAATGTCCCGAGATGAAGCCCGAGCGGTGAAActctatgtggacgacatgATCAAGAAAGGACACGTCGAACGCAGCACTTCCGCCTGGGCCGCACCCCTTCTTGTTGTGCGCAAGCCAGGTGGAGGCATCCGCATATGCGTCGACTATCGCGGTCTGAACgcccacactgtcaagaACCGAAATGCCCCACCACTAATCCGGGACATGCTTGCTAAGCTCTCAAAATCGCGATACTTCTCCAAGGTAGATGTGATCGCCGCATTCAATAAGATACGCATCAAAGAAGAACATAAACACCTCTCCGCCTTCATCACGCCCTACGGACTGTACCAATACACTGTTATGCCCTTCGGCATGTGCAATAGCCCAGGAACCTTCCAAGCATACATTAACGACGTCCTACACGAATATCTCGATGAGTTCTGCATGGCTTACTTAGACGATGTAATTATCTTTAGTGAGACTCTTGATCAACACGAGAAGCACCTAGTACAGGTAGTCTCTCGGCTCGCAGACGCCGGATTGCCTATGGACATTCTTAAATCCGACTTCATAACGACAGAGGTTAAATTCCTCGGGCTTATCATCACCGCCGACGGTATTAAAATGGACCCAGACAAAGTCAGCGCCATTCAGGACTGGAAGCTTCCGCAATCTCTAAAAGATGTACAAGCCTTTTTAGGTTTTGCTAACTTCTACCGCCGATTTATACGCGGTTTCTCGGATATCGCAAAACCTTTAACGCATCTCACTAAGGGCGACCCTAAGCTATTCAAGATGACTAAAGAAGCTGAGCGCTCCTTCCTCGCACTGAAAGTCGCCTTCTGTAGCGACGTGGTGCTCGCCCACTTTGACCCCGACCTAAAGACTATCGTAGAAACTGACGCGTCTGACTATGTGTACGCAGCAGTGCTCTCCCAGGTCCAGCCAGACGGATCAGTCCGGCCGGTCGCCTATCTCTCAAAGAAGATGTCGCCCACAGAGTGTAATTACGAGAtatacgacaaggagctcctcGCTATAGTCCGCGCCTTCGAGGAATGGAGGCCAGAACTCGCAGGAGTTCCTGAGGCG GAATTCGACTTTCGCATACAATACCGCCCTGGTAAACAGGGTACTAAACCCGACAGCCTTACCCGCCGGACAGGAGACTTGCCAGACTCAGTCACGGACGACCGGGTCCAGCACCAATGCCAGACTATCCTAGGTTCCAACCGATGGGGCGGCAGCTATGCCGCTGTACGCCTCGCCGGAGTATGCCTGGGCGACAATCCTTGCGACCTAGGCTCCGTCCTTACACTGATGCAAGAGAGCGGCGAAGGCGCTTCACTGTCCACCTCTACAATGTTGGTAGGGTTAGCCCGCTTCTCCCTAAAGGGCACCCATGACCCATATGACGACATCGAAGGAGCCGACGATCGCCCCCTCGACGATGTCCTCTTAGAACTCTGCCTTAGCGACCCACGCCTACGCGATGTAAAGACAGCCCTCGCTTCTAATGACCGCCGTATCCCACATTACCTCATAGCGGAAGGCATTCGGATGGAACTAGCCGACCTAGAAGCCAGCAACGACGGCAAGCTATTTATTGGCAACGGGCGTCTTGTCGTCCCCTTCAGTGAGAAACTCCGTACGAGGATTATCGCACACATCCACAATAGCCTACCGGGCGGCCACGGAGGTCGCACGACGACGTACCAACAAGTAAGCCAGTGGTACTACTGGCAGGGCATGACGAACACAATTGCGCGCTTTACCAACAACTGTCTAACCTGTAAACGCTCTAAGGTTAACCGCACCGCCAAACATAGTTTGCTTCACCCGCTGCCTGTCCCTACTCAGTACTGGGATGACATATCCATCGACTTCATCACCCCACTGCCTAAGTCAACCTGGTGTGGTCACTCTTACCAACACATCATGGTCGTGGTTGACCGTCTATCAAAAATGAAGAAGTTCATTGCAATGGAAAACCTAGAGGTGCCTACAGTCGTTGACAAGTTTATGGAATACATCTGGAAAGAGGAAGGATACCCAAGGACTCTTGTATCAGATCGGGGCCGCCAATTCACGTCACATTTCTGGAATCGCCTGTGTGCCCAGGTGGGAACGCACCCTAAACTCTCTACCTCCCATCACCCAGAAACCGACGGTCAGACCGAGAATGCAAACGCCGATCTCAAACAATACCTAAGGGCGTACGTTAACTACCTACAGACGGATTGGGCCCAGCTATTGCCTTTAGCAGAATTTGAAGCCAATTCGGCCATTAGCACAGCTACCGGGTTATCTCCGTTCCTCGCCACAAAGGGACGCCAACCGCGATCTGGACTGGAGCCCGCTCACCTTCTGCGCCCCCTTAACAACCACCCTACTATCGCCCAACAGCAACGGAACGCTGATGCCCTCGCCCAGCGCATTGACACAACGCGCACCTTCCTGCGACAACAAATCCTATGGGCTCAAGACAAGATGAAAGAGTTCGCAGACGCGAACCGATACCCAGCACCACGGTTCGACGTGGGTGACTGGGTGATGCTGAACGCCCGCCACATTAAAACCGAAAGACCAGTTAAGTCACTAGACCACAAGAATATAGGGCCATACCAGATCACTCGGGTCATTGACAACATGGCCTACGAACTAGACCTCCCTCCTCAGCTTAAAGCTATCTTCCCAGCCTTCCACCCATGGCTCCTACAACC GCGATGCCGCTCCCCCGAAGTCCACCTTGGCAACGATGGAGTCACAGAATACGTGGTCTCCCAAGTCCTAGACTCTCGCATACGACGCAATCTCGTCGACCCTCACACAGGTGAGCGTGGATTGCTGCAATACAAGGTGGAATGGGTGGGCGACGATCAGTCAGAGCCATGGCAGCCCTACCATAACCTGCGCAGCTGTAAAGAGTCAGTCCAGGACTTTCACAGCCGCAACCCTGGCCGACCAGGACCACACGCCACATTTCATGACTACGATGACGACGGACAGCTCGCTATAGCCCTGCTCCAGCTACTAGATAGCAAGTACTCAAATAAGTTTGCGCCTCAGTCGGAACTTTGA